The genomic region GTCTGGCCGGAGTCACTAAAAGTAATGAATCATCCGCACCGTGTCGTCCTGCTCGCCGGCCCGTCCGGCTCCGGAAAGTCGTATATAGCGGAGCGAACCGGTCTTCCGGTGCTCTGTCTGGACGACTTCTACAAGGACGGTGATGACCCTACGTTGCCGCGACGAAACGGCCAGGTCGACTGGGAATCACCCCTGTCCTGGGACGCGGAGTCGGCCGTCGAAACCATTGCGCGGCTGGCTCGCGAGGGTCGGGCCGAAGTGCCGGTTTATGCGATGGGCGCGGACCGCCGGGTGTCCACCCGGCCATTTGACATAGCCGGTTCGCCACTTTTTGTGGCCGAAGGGATCTTCGCCGCCGAGATCGTCGCGGAGTGCCGGCGACGAGGGCTGCTCGCCGGGGCGTACGCCCTGCGCCGGCCGCGCGGTGCGACCTTCGTCCGCCGGCTCGCCCGCGACCTGTCCGAGCAGCGCAAGGGGCCGCGGGTGCTGGTCCGGCGCGGGCTCATGCTGCTCCGCGCCGAGCCGACGGTGCTGCGCCGACAGACCGGGCTGGGCGCGGAGGCGGCCCGGGGTCGGGAGGTGCTGCGCCGGGTGGCCGGCCTGCTCGCCGGCCACCCGCACCACACCGATCAGTCGAGCAACAGCTCGGCGTAGGCCGGCTTGATCACCTCGTCGATGATCCGCAGCCGCTCGTCGAACGGGATGAAGGCGCTCTTCATCGCGTTGATCGTGAGCCATCGCAGCTCGGCCCAGCCGTAGCCGAACGCGTCCACCAGGAGCGCCATCTCCCGGGACATGGACGTGCCGCTCATCAGCCGGTTGTCGGTGTTCACCGTCACCCGGAAGCGCAGGTCCCGCAGCAGCCCGATCGGGTGGTCGGCGATCGACGAGGCGGCGCCGGTCTGCACGTTCGACGACGGGCAGAGCTCCAGCGGGATCCGCTTGTCCCGCACGTACGCGGCCAGCCGGCCGAGCACCGGCTCGGGCCCGGTCGTGATGTCGTCCACGATCCGCACCCCGTGGCCGAGCCGGTCCGCGCCACACCACTGGATCGCCTGCCAGATCGACGGGAGCCCGAAGGCCTCGCCGGCGTGAATGGTGAAGTGGAAGTTCTCCCGCTGCAGGTACTCGAAGGCGTCCAAATGCCGGGTCGGCGGGAAGCCCGCCTCCGCGCCGGCGATGTCGAAGCCGACCACGCCCGCGTCCCGGTGCCGGACGGCCAGCTCGGCGATCTCCTGGGAACGCGCGGCGTGCCGCATCGCGGTGAGCAGCGTGCCGACCCGGATCGGAGCGCCGGCCGCGGCGGCCAGGGCACTGCCCTCGGCGAACCCGGCGAGCACCGCCTCGACCACCTCGTCGAGGCTCAGGTCCTGCTCCAGGTGCTGCTCCGGGGCGAACCGCACCTCGGCGTAGACCACCCCGTCGGCGGCCAGGTCGAGCGCGCACTCCGCGGCGACCCGGCGCAGCGCGGGCGCGGTCTGCATCACGGCGACGGTGTGCGCGAACGTCTCCAGGTAACGCTCCAGGGAACCCGAGTCGGCCGCCTCGACGAACCAGCGCCCGAGCGCGTCGGGATCCGTCGTCGGCAGCTCGTGCCCCACCGCCGCGGCGAGCTCGACGATCGTCGCCGGCCGCAGGCCACCGTCCAGGTGATCGTGCAGCAGCGCCTTCGGGACCTTGACGATGTCCTCGTACCGGATAGTCGCGACCATGCTCAGACCCTAGTCAGCGAGCGCCGACACCGCGCCGGGGACGTCACCGGCGCCACCCGTACACCCGCTCCCTGTCATCACCCATCGGATCGTCGACCGCCTCTCCGCCGAGGCCCGGCCACCCCGCGGAGGTGGTGCCAGCACCACCATCAACCGTCGTGTGCGCACCATCGAAGCGCCACCGTGATCCGCCTACCGTCGAGGTGACGGGGTGACGAGGCGGAGGCGGCCATGGAGACCACGGTGGCGAGGGGGCACCGGCGGCCCGGCCCGGCCGACGCCGGTGGGGACGACGAGCCGGCGAGCATCGCGGTCCAGGCGGCACGGGACCTCGGGCACCTGGCGGCCGGGGTGCCGGTCGCGTCCACCGGCCTGCTGCTCGCCGTCGCCACCCTCGCCGCCGCCGCGCTGAGCGTGGTCGGCATCGGCCTGCCGCTGCTCGACCGGGCGCTGGCCCGGTCCCGGGAGGTGCTGGACCGGCAACGCCGCCGGGTGCCGGGCGACCCGGTGCCCTCGCCGTACCGACCCGCGACCGGTCTGCTCCTGGCCCGGTTGCCGGTCCGGCTGGCCGACCCGGCGACCTACCGGGACCTCGTCTTCCAGCTCACCTACCTCCCGCTCACGGTGGCCGGGTTGCTGCTGCCCGCCGCGTGCTGGCTCGTCGCGCTGCCGGGGCTCGCCCAGCCGGCGCTGCACGGGATCCGGCCCGGCCTGGTCGGCGCGTACCTCGGCATCCCGATCGCCACTCCCGGGACGGCCTGGCTGGTCGCCCTCGCCGCGCTGCCACTCGCGGCGAGCGCGTGCGTGCTGCCCCGCGGGCTGGTCCGGCTGGACGACCGGTTGACCCGGGCGCTGCTCGGCCGCGACGCCCGCGCAACGGACGGGCACCCGCTCGAGCCTGGCCGCGCGCGGGCGGGTACGGACCGGCCGGCTCGCGCCGTGGCCTACGGTGGTGCGGATGGGGCGGCGGTACGGACGGTTGTCGTCGAGGGCACGCTGCCACTTCTCGACCCGGGCCCGACCCGCATCGACCGTGCCGACCACCGCGCGACCCGCGGTGCTGACCTGTCTGGACGCCTGACATGGACGCCCGCATCCTCGACCGGCTGCGCTGCCCGGTCTGTGGCGAGCCGCTGACCGAGGCGAGCGCCGGCACGGCTCTCGCGCTGCGCTGCCCGCGCCGGCACAGCTTCGACGTGGCCCGCCAGGGCTACGTCAACCTGCTCGCCGGCCGCGCGCCGCACGTCGGCGACACCGCCGAGATGGTGGCCGCACGGGCCGACTTCCTGGCCGCCGGGCACTACGACCTGATCTCGGACGCGCTGGCCGACGTGGCGGCGACCGTGACGCCGCCGGTCGGCGCACCGCTCGCCGGCGCGGTGGCCGTGGGTGCGCCGCTCGGCGGGGCGTACCCCCTGGTGGTGGACGCCGGAGCCGGGACGGGCCGGCACCTCGCCGCGGTGCTGGCGGCGCTGCCGGACGCCGCCGGTCTGGCGCTGGACGTGTCGAAGCCGGCGCTGCGCCGGGCCGCCCGGGCCCACCCGCGGGCGGCGGCGGCGCTGGCCGACACCTGGCAGCGGCTGCCGCTCGCCGACGGCGCGGCGGACCTGCTGCTGAACGTCTTCGCGCCGCGCAACGGCCCGGAGTTCCACCGGGTGCTGCAGCCGGCCGGCGCGCTGCTCGTGGTCACCCCCGCCGAGGACCACCTCGCCGAGCTGGTCGGCCCGCTCGGGCTGCTCCGGGTCGATCCGGCCAAGGAGGACCGCGTGGCCGGCAGCCTGGGCGCGTACTTCACCCGGGCGGACGTCGCGGTGCACCGGCGCCAGCTGGCGCTCACCGGGCCGGAGGTGGCCACGCTGGTCGGCATGGGTCCGAGCGCCTGGCACACAGACCCGGCCGGGCTGGCGACCCGCATCGCCGCGCTGGCCGAGCCGGTCCGGGTCACGGCGGCGGTCCGGCTCGCCGTCTGGCGGCCCAGCCCGCGCTGAGCGCCGGCCGGCGCGGCCGGGTCCGTGGCTCAGGTCGAGAGGTCGACCTCTTCCCAGCCGGGGGGCTCGTCGTGGTACGGCCCGCGCAGGATCACCGCCCACTCCAGCGCCCACCGCCGCTGGCCGATCGCGTTCGCGTCGACCAGGCCGGGCGGAATGTGGCCGTGCCGCTCCGTCTCCAGGTACGCCCAGTCGAGGCAGTAGTGCAGGTCGAGCAGGGCGGCCGCGTCGGCGGGGTGCTGCGGCGCGGCGAGGATCCGGGACCGCCACTGGCCGAAGGTCTCCCCGCTGGCGATGTGCGGCATCCGCTCCACCAGCCGCTCGTCGACGGGCAGCGTCGGGTCGAGCACCTTGGTCAGGCCGAGCACCCAGGCGAGCGAGAAGAGCGCGTCGTGGTGCAGCACGAAGGAGCGGTGGTCGCCCTTGCTGCCGGTGACGAACTGCCACTCCGGTGGGGTCACCATGTCGACGAGGTGTGAGGTGAGCAGCCAGCTCATCGCGGCCTGCGGCGGCATCCCGAAGCAGCGCGCCAGGATGAGGTGCAGCACGGCGATCCGTGCCTCGATCTCCGTCCTGGGACGCAACTCGATCTGGTCGCCAGGCTCCCAGACCAGCGGGAACTGCGGCGGCGGCAGCGGCAGGCCCAGCCGGGACAGCTCGTCCAGGCTCGCCTCACGCACCTCACGTGGGTCGGGGGCAGGTACGGTCACGGCGATTCCCTTGCTCACGACGGCTCAGCGCCGGTTGTCCCCCCTGGCCAGGGAGGATAGCCGCCCGAGGTGACGGGCACCACGCCGCCCCGCCCGCACCGGATCAGCCGATCCGCTCGATCACCAGCGGAGGGGTGGCCGGGGCGGTCGACGAGACGCTTACCGCGCTCGCGGCCTCGGCCAGCGCCGCCGGCAGCCGGTCGGCCTGCTCGGCACGCAGCTCGTAGAGGGGCTCGCCGGCCCGCACCGGGTCACCCGGTCGCTTGTGCAGCAGCACCCCGGCCGGAACGCTGACCGGGTCCTCCTTGCGGGCCCGACCGGCGCCGAGCCGCCAGGCGGCCACCCCCATCGCGTACGCGTCGATCGACTCCACGAAGCCGTCGACCGGCGCGGTCACCACCTCGACCTCGGCGGCGGTCGGCATCGGCGCGTCCGGGTCGCCGCCCTGGGCGCGGATCATCGCGCGCCAGCTGTCCATCGCCCGGCCGTCGCGGAGCGCCGCCTCCGGGTCGGCGTCCGGAAGGCCGGCCGCGTCGAGCATCTCGCGGGCCAGGGCGAGGGTCAGCTCGACCACGTCGGCGGGGCCGCCGCCGGCCAGCACCTCGACCGACTCGGTGACCTCCACCCCGTTGCCGATGGCCCGGCCGAGCGGGGTGGACATGTCGGTGAGCAGGGCGACCGTCCGCACACCGTGCGCCCCGCCCAGCTCGACCATGGTGCGGGCCAGCTCCCGGGCGTGCTCGACGGACTTCATGAACGCGCCCGAGCCGACCTTCACGTCGAGCACCAGCGCCCCGGTGCCCTCGGCGATCTTCTTGCTCATGATCGAGCTGGCGATCAGCGGGATCGCCTCGACGGTGCCGGTCACGTCGCGCAGCGCGTACAGCTTGCGGTCGGCGGGGGCGAGGCCGGTGCCGGCGGCGCAGATCACCGCGCCGACATCGCGGAGTTGGCCGATGAACTCGTCGTTGCTGAGCGCGGCCCGCCAGCCGGGGATCGACTCGAGCTTGTCCAGCGTGCCCCCGGTGTGCCCGAGACCGCGACCGCTCAGCTGCGGCACGGCGGCGCCGCAGGCGGCCACCAGCGGCGTGAGCGGCAACGTGATCTTGTCACCGACCCCGCCGGTGGAGTGCTTGTCGACCGTCGGCCGGTCGACAGCCGACAGGTCCAGCCGCTCGCCGCTGGCGATCATCGCGGCGGTCCACCGGGCGATCTCCGGACCGGTCATGCCGTTCAGCAGGATCGCCATGGCCAGCGCCGACATCTGCTCGTCGGCGACCGCCCCCCGGGTGTACGCGTCCACCACCCAGTCGATCTGCGCGTCCGACAGCACGCCGCCGTCCCGCTTGGTCCGAATGACGTCAACCGCGGTAAAAGAACTCATCAGAAGATCATTTCCTCGTCGTATGGCAACAGCTGCTCTCGGACCGCGCCCAACACCTGACTCCCGCCGACCGTGACCGACCCGCGGTCCCCGCCCGGAACGGCCGGGGCCGACCGCCCGGCGGAGGGATCAAGCCTGACCGCCCGGAGCCGGGCGCGGTCGGCCCCCGGCCTGAAGCCCAGCCACTCGGAAGCTCAGCCGTCCTCAAGAGCCGGACCAGCGAACCGGGATCTCCATCGGTGGCTCACCCTCGCCGGCCCAGAAGATGGTGCCCGACGCGTCGACCACGACCACCCGGGGCGTCCGGGCCAGTCCCCAGGTGATCGCCTCCGCCGGGTCGTCCCAGCTCGGCCCCTCCTCCAGCACACCGGTCTCGGCGTCCGCGTCGTCCCCGGCGGACCGTTCCCAGTACGCCGTCCAGACCTGCTGGCCGGCGGAGAGGTCCGGATGCACGAAGACGGTGCCGCGCCCCCGCCAGGCGGCCAGCCGCTCCGGCACCACCGGCAGTGGGGTCTCGCCGACCACGGCGTCCAGGTCCTCCACGCCGAACGCGTGCGGCAGCAGCTCGGCCATCCGCAGGGGGCGGCCCTTGGTCTCGATCAGGCACTCCGGGCCGCCGTTCTCCCAGAGCAGCTGACGGCACCGGCCGCAGGGCATCAGCGGCTCACCGGTCGCGTCGACGCAGGAGAGCGCGACCAGCCGGCCACCGCCGGTGGCGTGCAGCGAGGAAACCACGCCGCACTCCGCGCAGAGCACCACGCCATACGCGGCGTTCTCCACGTTGCAGCCGACCACCACCCGGCCGTCGTCGACCAGCGCGGCCGCGCCGACCGGAAACTTCGAGTAGGGGGCGTACGCGTGCCGCATCACCTCGGTGGCGGCGGCCCGCAGGCGGGTCCAGTCGATCTCCATGTGGTGCTCCCCCGGGTCAGCCCTTGATGTACGGCTTGCCGTCCGCGGCCGGTGCCCGGACCCTACCGACCAGGCCGGCCACCGCGAGAATGGTCGCCAGGTAGGGCAGCATGGCCAGGAACTGGCTGGGGATCACACTGTTGATGGCGCCGAGGTACGTGGCGAGCTGGTCGGCGAAGCCGAAGAAGAGCGCGGCGAGCAGCGCACCCGTCGGGTTCCACCGGCCGAAGATCAGCGCGGCCAGCGCGATGAAGCCCTTGCCGCCGATCATGTTCTTGGTGAACGAGTAGAGCGCCAGCGTGTAGGAGGCGCCACCGATGCCCGCGACGACTCCGGCCAGCAGCACGTTGCGGTAGCGCAGCCCGAGCACCCGGACGCCGAGGGTGTCGGCGGCGATCGGGTGCTCACCGACCGAGCGAGTCCGCAGACCCCACCGGGTGCGGAACAGCCCGAGATGGATCACCAGCACCAGGAGCAGGCCGAGGTAGAGGAAAATGTTCCCCCGGAACAGCGCCGGCCCGAGCACCGGGATGTCCTTGAGCAGCGGGATTTCCCAGTTGCTGAACCGCGGCGCGCTGTTGTACTTCTCCGCGTCGGTCTGCATCAGCCGCTCGTAGAGGAAGCCGGTGACGCCCACCGCGAGCAGGTTCAGCACGATCCCCATGACGGTCTGGTCGACCAGGTAGCGGATGGAGAAGACGGCCAGCAGCAGCGAGATGACCGCGCCGCCGATCGCCGCGGCGACCAGGCCGACCCAGACGCTGCCGGAGATGCTGCCGAAGAGTGCGCCGCTGAACGCGCCCATCAGCAGCTGCCCCTCGATGGCCACGTTGACCACACCGGACCGTTCACAGAGGACGCCCGCGAGCGCGCCGAAGATCAGCGGCAGGGCCAGGATGAACGTGCCCCGGATGATGTTGACCAGCGGCATGAAGTTTTGCCCGGTCGGGGCCGCGGAGACCTGCCAGCAGAGGAACGAGAGCACGAAGCCGACCAGCCCGACGCCGAGCACGGTGAGGAACCAGCGCTTCGGCAGCCCGGCGAGCAGCGCCGCGCCGGCGGCGGCCGCGATCGCCCCGAAGAGGATCGCGCCGACCGTGCCGTTGATCTCCAGGGCGGCGCCGGCGGCGTCCTCGCTGAGCGTGAAACGGGCCTGCTGGTCGGTGGCGAGCGCGCCGAACAGCACCGTGGCCAGCAGGCCGAGCGCCAGCAGCACGAGGCCGGCCTTGCGGCTGCGGGTCCAGAAGCCCTCGTCGACCGGGGCGACCGCGACGTCGGGGACAGCCATGGTGGACATGAGTTACCAGCCCTTCGCCAGGCTCGTCTGCAACCGGGCGGCCCGTGCGGCCCGGAGCTGGAAGATCGCCTTCACCAGGGCCGGCGCGGCGATGAAGATGACGATCAGCGCCTGGAGCACGGTGACCAGCTCCAGCGAGATCCCGGAGTACGACTGCATCCGGTTGCCGCCGGCCTGGAGCGCGCCGAAGAGCAGCGCGGCGATCGCGACACCCCACGGCTTCAGGCGGCCGAGCAGCGCGACCAGGATTCCGTCGAAGCCGATCTGCGCCACCACCAGCGGCGTGAGCGCGCTGGCGGTCGAGCCGAGCACCATGTTCGAGCCACCCAGGCCGGCCAGGATCCCGGCGAACACCATGATCAGGACGAACGTCCGGGTGACGCTGATGCCGGCGGTGCGGGCGGCGTCCGGGTTGGCGCCCACGGCCCGCAGCTCGAAGCCGAGGGTGGAGCGGTTGAGCAGCCACGCCACCGCCCAGGTGGCCAGCACGGCGAGCAGGATGCCGGCGTGCACCCGGAGGTTGTCGCCGAGTAGCCGGGGCAGCTGGGCCGAGGAGTCCACGGCCTTGCTGATCGCGTCGGTACGGGTCGGGTCCTGCACGCCGTTCTGCACGATGAGCCAGGTCAGGAAGTACGTGGCGACGTAGTTGAGCATGATCGTGATGATCACCTCGTGGGCGCCGGTACGCGCCTTGAGGATGCCGGGCACGAAGCCCCAGATCGCGCCGCCGAGCGCGCCGGCGAGCACCGCGACGAGCAGGTGCAGGCCGGGCGGGAGCGGCAGCAGGAAGCCGGCGAGGGCGGCCAGGATCACGCCGATGGTGGCCTGTCCCTGGGCGCCGATGTTGAACAGGCCGCCGCGGAAGGCCAGCGCCACCGACAGGCCGGTGAAGACCAGCGGCGCGGTGTAGGTGAGCGTCTCGGAGATCGGCGCGAGCACCGCCTCCCAGCCGTTGTTGCCGTTCAGCCAGCCGGAGAATGTCTCCGGGTCGAAGACCGCGCCCTTGAACAGGTTCGCGTACGCCTCGCTGACCAGGGTCCAGCTGGAGTCGAGGGCGTCGCGCGGGCGGGCGGTGATGTACGAGTAGGTGGACAGGACGTCCGGATCCGAGATGATCATCAGGATCCCGCCGACCACGATCGCGAGCACCAGCGACAGCAGGGTGACCGTGAAGGTGTTCGCCGCCCAGAGGTTGTCCAGGAACAGCCGGCCCAGCGTGGGCTTGGCCTCCGGGGCGCCGCCCTGGGGCCGGGTGGCCGGCTCGGCCTGCGGGGTGGTCGCCGGCTCGGCCCGCTCGGTGTTCCCGAGCGCGTCGTGCGCCGCCTGCGCCTCGGTCGCCGGGTCCTTGTCCGGGGAGCCCGACTGCGGGTTGTCGCTCATGCCTCTTCCTCGCTGCCAGGGCCCTCGGCGTCCGGTGTACCACCCTCCGTCGCCGTCGTACGGCCGGCCTGCTCGGCCGCCGCCTCCGGGCTGATGCCGGCCATCAGCAGGCCGATCTCCTCGCGGGGGGTGTCCGGGCCCACGATGCCGATGATCCGGCCGCGGTACATGACCGCGATCCGGTCGGCCAACCCGATCACCTCGTCCAGTTCGCTGGAGACGACCAGGACGGCGGTGCCGATGTCGCGCTCGTGGATGACCCGGCTGTGGATGAACTCGATCGACCCGACGTCCACGCCGCG from Micromonospora sp. WMMD812 harbors:
- a CDS encoding ABC transporter permease, with protein sequence MSDNPQSGSPDKDPATEAQAAHDALGNTERAEPATTPQAEPATRPQGGAPEAKPTLGRLFLDNLWAANTFTVTLLSLVLAIVVGGILMIISDPDVLSTYSYITARPRDALDSSWTLVSEAYANLFKGAVFDPETFSGWLNGNNGWEAVLAPISETLTYTAPLVFTGLSVALAFRGGLFNIGAQGQATIGVILAALAGFLLPLPPGLHLLVAVLAGALGGAIWGFVPGILKARTGAHEVIITIMLNYVATYFLTWLIVQNGVQDPTRTDAISKAVDSSAQLPRLLGDNLRVHAGILLAVLATWAVAWLLNRSTLGFELRAVGANPDAARTAGISVTRTFVLIMVFAGILAGLGGSNMVLGSTASALTPLVVAQIGFDGILVALLGRLKPWGVAIAALLFGALQAGGNRMQSYSGISLELVTVLQALIVIFIAAPALVKAIFQLRAARAARLQTSLAKGW
- a CDS encoding putative RNA methyltransferase: MDARILDRLRCPVCGEPLTEASAGTALALRCPRRHSFDVARQGYVNLLAGRAPHVGDTAEMVAARADFLAAGHYDLISDALADVAATVTPPVGAPLAGAVAVGAPLGGAYPLVVDAGAGTGRHLAAVLAALPDAAGLALDVSKPALRRAARAHPRAAAALADTWQRLPLADGAADLLLNVFAPRNGPEFHRVLQPAGALLVVTPAEDHLAELVGPLGLLRVDPAKEDRVAGSLGAYFTRADVAVHRRQLALTGPEVATLVGMGPSAWHTDPAGLATRIAALAEPVRVTAAVRLAVWRPSPR
- a CDS encoding thymidine phosphorylase encodes the protein MSSFTAVDVIRTKRDGGVLSDAQIDWVVDAYTRGAVADEQMSALAMAILLNGMTGPEIARWTAAMIASGERLDLSAVDRPTVDKHSTGGVGDKITLPLTPLVAACGAAVPQLSGRGLGHTGGTLDKLESIPGWRAALSNDEFIGQLRDVGAVICAAGTGLAPADRKLYALRDVTGTVEAIPLIASSIMSKKIAEGTGALVLDVKVGSGAFMKSVEHARELARTMVELGGAHGVRTVALLTDMSTPLGRAIGNGVEVTESVEVLAGGGPADVVELTLALAREMLDAAGLPDADPEAALRDGRAMDSWRAMIRAQGGDPDAPMPTAAEVEVVTAPVDGFVESIDAYAMGVAAWRLGAGRARKEDPVSVPAGVLLHKRPGDPVRAGEPLYELRAEQADRLPAALAEAASAVSVSSTAPATPPLVIERIG
- a CDS encoding sensor domain-containing protein — protein: METTVARGHRRPGPADAGGDDEPASIAVQAARDLGHLAAGVPVASTGLLLAVATLAAAALSVVGIGLPLLDRALARSREVLDRQRRRVPGDPVPSPYRPATGLLLARLPVRLADPATYRDLVFQLTYLPLTVAGLLLPAACWLVALPGLAQPALHGIRPGLVGAYLGIPIATPGTAWLVALAALPLAASACVLPRGLVRLDDRLTRALLGRDARATDGHPLEPGRARAGTDRPARAVAYGGADGAAVRTVVVEGTLPLLDPGPTRIDRADHRATRGADLSGRLTWTPASSTGCAARSVASR
- a CDS encoding adenosine deaminase produces the protein MVATIRYEDIVKVPKALLHDHLDGGLRPATIVELAAAVGHELPTTDPDALGRWFVEAADSGSLERYLETFAHTVAVMQTAPALRRVAAECALDLAADGVVYAEVRFAPEQHLEQDLSLDEVVEAVLAGFAEGSALAAAAGAPIRVGTLLTAMRHAARSQEIAELAVRHRDAGVVGFDIAGAEAGFPPTRHLDAFEYLQRENFHFTIHAGEAFGLPSIWQAIQWCGADRLGHGVRIVDDITTGPEPVLGRLAAYVRDKRIPLELCPSSNVQTGAASSIADHPIGLLRDLRFRVTVNTDNRLMSGTSMSREMALLVDAFGYGWAELRWLTINAMKSAFIPFDERLRIIDEVIKPAYAELLLD
- a CDS encoding ABC transporter permease, whose translation is MSTMAVPDVAVAPVDEGFWTRSRKAGLVLLALGLLATVLFGALATDQQARFTLSEDAAGAALEINGTVGAILFGAIAAAAGAALLAGLPKRWFLTVLGVGLVGFVLSFLCWQVSAAPTGQNFMPLVNIIRGTFILALPLIFGALAGVLCERSGVVNVAIEGQLLMGAFSGALFGSISGSVWVGLVAAAIGGAVISLLLAVFSIRYLVDQTVMGIVLNLLAVGVTGFLYERLMQTDAEKYNSAPRFSNWEIPLLKDIPVLGPALFRGNIFLYLGLLLVLVIHLGLFRTRWGLRTRSVGEHPIAADTLGVRVLGLRYRNVLLAGVVAGIGGASYTLALYSFTKNMIGGKGFIALAALIFGRWNPTGALLAALFFGFADQLATYLGAINSVIPSQFLAMLPYLATILAVAGLVGRVRAPAADGKPYIKG
- a CDS encoding DUF4272 domain-containing protein gives rise to the protein MTVPAPDPREVREASLDELSRLGLPLPPPQFPLVWEPGDQIELRPRTEIEARIAVLHLILARCFGMPPQAAMSWLLTSHLVDMVTPPEWQFVTGSKGDHRSFVLHHDALFSLAWVLGLTKVLDPTLPVDERLVERMPHIASGETFGQWRSRILAAPQHPADAAALLDLHYCLDWAYLETERHGHIPPGLVDANAIGQRRWALEWAVILRGPYHDEPPGWEEVDLST
- a CDS encoding cytidine deaminase is translated as MEIDWTRLRAAATEVMRHAYAPYSKFPVGAAALVDDGRVVVGCNVENAAYGVVLCAECGVVSSLHATGGGRLVALSCVDATGEPLMPCGRCRQLLWENGGPECLIETKGRPLRMAELLPHAFGVEDLDAVVGETPLPVVPERLAAWRGRGTVFVHPDLSAGQQVWTAYWERSAGDDADAETGVLEEGPSWDDPAEAITWGLARTPRVVVVDASGTIFWAGEGEPPMEIPVRWSGS